One Nocardia huaxiensis genomic window, GGACCCCGCTCAGGGCACGGGGGCTGGCGGCGGCCGGGAACACGAGCATGGCCAGCATGACCAGGCACATGAGCAGGTGGGCGGCGTCGGATTCCGGGTCGATGACGCGAATGCCGTTGTGTGCCACCACCGCCGCGGGACGGACAGCGGCCAGGCGGCGGAGCACGATCACAGCCGCGAGGGCGAAGGCGGCCACGGCCAGCCAGCGCAGGGCGCTGTATTCCTGTACGAATGCCGCCACACCCCACCACCTTTCAGGCGGCGACTTCGGAACCTCTTCCCCATGCTCGCATCAGGGGCGAACGGTCGGCGAGGGTTTCCACACAAACCGATACGACCGACCGACCAGCCTGATCCCGGCGCCCCGGGGTGCGACGGCGTGCGAGGGTTGTCCGGCCGGGGCGCGGAGGTGCTACTTGCCCAGGAATTCCGTGAGGGCGGCGGCGACCGGGGCAGGGTTCTCCACCTGCGGATAGTGGCCGGTCACCGGAGGCTCGTCGAGTACCACGAAGCTCGCCTGCGGCATCCGTTCACGCAGCCGGGGCAGGACGTGGCCGCCGCTCACCGGATCGGCGGGCCCCCAGACGAAAAGCATCGGACCCGAATAGGTTTCGAGCGACCGCTGCCACCGCTGCGCATGCTTGCGGCGCTCGGCGTGATACCGATTCAGCCCCCACTGCACCCGCTTGCCGCCATTGCTCGACATGGCCAGCCACATGTCGTGCATCTCGGCGGCGGAGATCTCGCGGCCCAGCACCTTGCGCAGCGAGACGGCGAAGCCGCGTTCGAACATCAACGGCCCCACCGCTTTGCCCACCGGTCCGATCATCGCCCGCTGCACCGGCATCGGGTGATACAGGTCGATGTACAGGCCGCCGTTCAACCACGCGGTGCGCGTGATGCGCCCGGGGTCGCGGGCGAGGAGTTCCTGGGCGACGCTGACGCCGTAATCGTGTGAGACCAGGGCGGTTTCATCGATGCCGAGGTGCCGCCAGAGCGCTTCCACGATATCGGCCTGCTCGGTCATCAGGTAGTCGTGCGCGAGCGGCTTGTCGCTGGCTCCGAAACCGAGAAAGTCCAGGGTGGTCACCCGGAATCCGGCGTCGATCAATGACGGCAGGATGTAGGTCCAGTCGTGCGAGGAACTCGGATAGCCGTGCAGCAGCGTCACCGGCGAGCCGTCGACGGGACCGTCCTGGCGATGGAAGATCGAGTGCCCGGCGAGCGTGACATGCTGACCGCCCTTGACCCATTCGGCATACCGCATAGCTGTGACCTTCCCCTGCTTTCGGTTCTCAATCGCACACTAGTGCAGTCGGTCTCATTTTGGAACCGCTTTCGGGTACGGCATTCCGACGATCTCTCCACGGTCTCACCACATTTCGCCATTAGCGTGGTGCTCGTGAACAGGGTGTGGGAGATGTGGGGCGGGGTGCTGGTGGCGTGGGCGCTGGCGATACCGGTGCTCACGGCCGCGGTGTACACGGGAGTGCGATGGCGGATCGGACGCGGCACGCCGCGCGAGACGGCCGTACGGCACACGGTGGCCGAGGCCGGAATCCTGGGCGGCACACTGCCGTGGATCTGGATGATCCTCACCCCGGTGAACGGGGTGCGCGAGATCAGCTGGGTGCCACTGCGGGATCTGGTTGCGACGCTGACCGATTCGGCCTCCGCCGCCGTGGTGCAGGTGGGCGCGAACCTGATTCTGTTCGTGCCACTGGGATTCCTGCTGCCGCTGCGATTTCCGAGGTTCGCGGGCGCGGCGCGCATGTTCGCCGTGGGGGCGCTGATCTCCGCGACGCTCGAAATCGCGCAGTACGCGCTGGATATCGGCCGGGTGTCCTCGGTGGACGACGTGCTCATGAATGCCACCGGCGCGGCCGTCGGCGCGGCGCTGGCGGGGATGCGCGGTCCGGCCTCCAACAGGACAGACCAACCGGTCCCGATAGCCTGACCGCATGCGCATTGCCGTCGACGACCTGACCCGCCCGGCGGTCATCGCCCTGCTCGAAGCCCATGTGGCCGAGATGCTCGACAACTCCCCCGAGCAGAGCATGCACGCCCTCGACGTGGCGGCGCTGCGCAAACCCGACATCACCTTCTGGTCGATCTGGGACGGCGACGAACTGGCCGGGTGCGGTGCGCTCAAGGAGCTCGACCCCACCCACGCCGAGATCAAATCCATGCGCACCGCCGCCGCTTTCCAGGGCCGCGGCGTGGCCTCACTGCTGTTGCGGCACATCCTCGAGGAGGCGCACGCCCGCGGCTACACCCGGCTCAGCCTGGAAACGGGAGCCTCGGACTTCTACCGACCTGCGGTCCGTCTCTACGAACGGCACGGGTTCGACCGCTGCGGCCCCTTCGCCGACTACGCCGAGGACTCGCACAGCGTGTTCATGACCAAGGCCCTCGGGTGATCACGCCTCCTGGCGCGTGCGGCGGCGGGCGGCGAGATCACCGAGGGCGATGACCGCGACGGCGAGAACGATGAAGGCGATCACCAGCACCACCAGACCGATGGTCATCGACCAGTAGCCCTGGGAGCGGGGGTCGATGAAGGGATACGGATACCAGTCGACGACCGCGCCCCGGATCAATGTGTAGACGCCGTAGACGATCGGGTACGCGAGCAGCGCGGCGATCAGACGCGCGCTGACACCGAGCGCCACCGGCACAAGCAACCAGTCGGCAAGCATGATGAGCGGTGTCACGCGGTGCAGGACGTCATTGGTCCACGGGTACGGGATGCCGACCGCGACGTTCTGCAGCAGCAGCGCGTAGACGATGCCGGTGATGGTGATGTAGAGGGTCCCGGCCCCGCGGATCAGCTGCCAGCGCCGGCCCTGCGGATCGCGCAGCGCAATGGCCAGCATGACCGCGATGACAATGAGATTCGACTGAATCGTGAAGTAGCTGAAGAAGTTGACGATCTTGTTGCCCGCCGGAGCCTCGGCCAGATGCGTGGCGGTCCAGACGACCGCGGCGATGTCGAGTGCCGCGAAGGCCAGCAAGACCAGCCGGCCCCACAGCGGATGTACTGCTCGCTCGTCCATGCGCAGATAGTCGCACGCATTGGCGAACATTCCGCGAACCTCGGCTCGGCGTGGTGTCGACCACCGCGCTGACCGGCCGGTGCAATGACTTCGCTACGCTTGACGGTGCAATGACCAGGACCGCCGCCACTATTCGCGAGCTTCGCACCCGCCTGGCCGAACTCTCGATCCGCGACGAACACCGGTTGCGTCGGCGGCTCGACAAGGCCCGCGGCGGCGATCTCACCGATCTCGAGCACGAGATCGACGCCGCCCGAGCCCGGGTCGAGACTCGGCGCAACGCCGTACCGACCATCCGGTACCCGGAGCAGCTACCCGTCTCCGCCCGCCGCGACGATATCGCCAAGGCCATCGCCGAACACCAGGTCGTGATCGTGGCCGGTGAGACCGGCTCCGGCAAGACCACCCAGCTACCCAAGATCTGCCTCGAACTCGGCCGCGGCATCCGCGGGACCATCGGGCACACCCAGCCGCGCCGGCTCGCCGCGCGCACGGTGGCCGAGCGGATCGCCGAGGAACTCGGGACCGAACTCGGGGATGTGGTCGGCTACACGGTGCGATTCACCGATCAGGCGTCGGACCGCACACTCGTCAAGCTCATGACCGACGGCATTCTGCTGGCCGAAATCCAGCGCGATCGGCTGCTGCGGCGCTACGACACGATCATCATCGACGAGGCGCACGAGCGCAGCCTCAATATCGACTTCCTGCTCGGGTACCTGAAGCAGCTGCTGCCCAAACGGCCGGATCTGAAGATCGTCATCACCTCGGCGACCATCGACCCGGAGCTGTTCGCGCGGCACTTCAGCGACGAGAACGGCACGCCCGCACCGATTGTCGAGGTGTCGGGACGCTCGTTCCCGGTGGAGATCCGGTATCGGCCGCTGTCGCTGGAGGTTCCGCTCACCTCGGACGATCCCGATGACGAGGACACCGAGATCGTCGACCGGGACCCCACCGACGCCATTGCCGACGGGGTGCGGGAACTGCTCGCCGAAGGAGACGGGGACATTCTGGTGTTCCTGTCCGGCGAGCGGGAGATCCGCGACACCGCGGACTCGCTGCGGGATCTGAAACTGCCGCGCACCGAGATTCTGCCGCTGTACGCGCGACTGTCGGCGGCCGAACAGCACAGGGTGTTCTCGGCGCACACCGGGCGGCGCGTGGTGCTGGCGACCAATGTGGCCGAGACCTCGCTGACCGTGCCGGGCATCCGGTACGTGATCGACCCCGGCACAGCGCGCATTTCGCGGTACTCCATGCGCACCAAGGTGCAGCGGCTGCCGATCGAACCGATCTCACAGGCGTCCGCGCGGCAGCGGTCCGGGCGCTGCGGACGTGTGGCCGACGGCATCGCCATCCGGCTGTACGCCGAGGACGATTTCGAATCACGGCCGCAGTTCACCGAACCCGAGATTCTGCGCACCAACCTGGCCGCGGTCATTCTGCAAATGACCGCGCTCGGGCTCGGCGATATCGAGAGCTTCCCGTTCGTGGAAGCGCCCGACAATCGCGCCATCCGCGACGGCATCGCGCTGCTCGAAGAGCTCGGCGCACTCGGCCGCCGTGACGAGAACGCCCGGGGCACAGAGCTTCCCGACGCCGGGCTGGTGCTCACGCCGATCGGCCGCGAAATGGCGCAGTTGCCGGTCGACCCGCGCATGGCGCGCATGCTCGTCGAGGCCAACCGCACCGGCTGCCTGGCGGAGGTCCTGATCATCGTGGCCGCCATGTCCATTCAGGATGTGCGCGAACGCCCGGTGGAATTCCAGCAGGCCGCCGACACCAAACACGCCCGCTTCACCGTCGAAGGCTCCGACTTCCTGGCCTACCTGCGCCTCTGGGACTACCTCGGCGAACAGCGCAAATCCCTGTCCGCCAACCAGTTCCGCCGCCTGTGCCGCGACGAGTTCCTGCACTACCTGCGCATTCGCGAATGGCAGGACCTGCACGGCCAGCTCCGCACCATCACCCGCGGCCTCGGCTGGTCGGCGGACAGCAGCGAGAGCCGCAGTGGAAACACCGACAGCCCAATCACTTCCGATCACCGCGAGCGCGGCGCAGTCGCAGCCAGAGGGCGGGACG contains:
- a CDS encoding alpha/beta fold hydrolase; amino-acid sequence: MRYAEWVKGGQHVTLAGHSIFHRQDGPVDGSPVTLLHGYPSSSHDWTYILPSLIDAGFRVTTLDFLGFGASDKPLAHDYLMTEQADIVEALWRHLGIDETALVSHDYGVSVAQELLARDPGRITRTAWLNGGLYIDLYHPMPVQRAMIGPVGKAVGPLMFERGFAVSLRKVLGREISAAEMHDMWLAMSSNGGKRVQWGLNRYHAERRKHAQRWQRSLETYSGPMLFVWGPADPVSGGHVLPRLRERMPQASFVVLDEPPVTGHYPQVENPAPVAAALTEFLGK
- a CDS encoding VanZ family protein; amino-acid sequence: MNRVWEMWGGVLVAWALAIPVLTAAVYTGVRWRIGRGTPRETAVRHTVAEAGILGGTLPWIWMILTPVNGVREISWVPLRDLVATLTDSASAAVVQVGANLILFVPLGFLLPLRFPRFAGAARMFAVGALISATLEIAQYALDIGRVSSVDDVLMNATGAAVGAALAGMRGPASNRTDQPVPIA
- a CDS encoding GNAT family N-acetyltransferase, whose translation is MRIAVDDLTRPAVIALLEAHVAEMLDNSPEQSMHALDVAALRKPDITFWSIWDGDELAGCGALKELDPTHAEIKSMRTAAAFQGRGVASLLLRHILEEAHARGYTRLSLETGASDFYRPAVRLYERHGFDRCGPFADYAEDSHSVFMTKALG
- a CDS encoding Pr6Pr family membrane protein — its product is MFANACDYLRMDERAVHPLWGRLVLLAFAALDIAAVVWTATHLAEAPAGNKIVNFFSYFTIQSNLIVIAVMLAIALRDPQGRRWQLIRGAGTLYITITGIVYALLLQNVAVGIPYPWTNDVLHRVTPLIMLADWLLVPVALGVSARLIAALLAYPIVYGVYTLIRGAVVDWYPYPFIDPRSQGYWSMTIGLVVLVIAFIVLAVAVIALGDLAARRRTRQEA